The window TTCGCTCCCTTCCTGTACTTCCTTGAGGAAATTACTGTCAAAACGGTCGGTTGTGCTTGATGTGGGCATCAGTCTCTACTCCGTTTTTAGGCAAGGGGCTCCTGCTCCCTGCTGCGGGGATAGCGCAGCAGGGTTGGGCAAGAGCAAGGATGTTCGGGAGGGGGGAAGGGGGTTTCTCCCCCCCTGCTATGGGCTACAGAGCTGCCTGGTAGATGGCCATGACATCGCTGTCCTTGGGACGGCGGGGGTTAGTCAGACCGCAGGCATCCTTCTGCGCGTTGGAGGTCATGGTGGGGATATCTTCGGCCTTCACGTCCTTTCCGTAACGCTTGCCGAGTTCGATGAGACCGGCGGGAATGCCCACGTCTGCGGAAAGCTGACGGATGGCAACCAGCGCCTTTTCAGCAGCGGCTCTGGGGCTCAGGCCTTCAATGTTTTCACCCATCCACGTTGCCATTTCGGCGAAACGTTCAACTCTGGCAATGAGGTTGAACTGCTCTACGTGAGGCAGCAAGATGGCGTTGCACTCGCCGTGCGGCAGATCGTAGAAGCCGCCCAGCTGGTGAGCCATGGCGTGCACATGGCCGAGGCTTGCGTTGTTGAAAGCCATACCGGCGAGGTACTGTGCGTAGCACATGCCTTCGCGGGCTTCGATGTCCTGACCGTTGGCAACGGCACGGCGCAGGAACTGGAAAATAAGCTTGATTGCCTTTTCGGCACAGGCGTCGGTCATGGGAGTTGCAATGGTGGAAACATACGCTTCAACAGCATGGGTCAGGGCGTCCATACCGGTGGCAGCAGTCAGCGCCGGAGGCATGCCCATCATGAGCAGCGGATCGTCGATAGCGATGGTCGGGGTAACGCGCCAGTCAACAATGGCCATCTTCACCTTGCGGGAGGTATCGGTGATGATGCAGAAGCGGGTCATTTCAGAAGCGGTGCCTGCGGTGGTGTTTACCGCAATATAGGGGGGCATGGGCTTGGTGGACTTATCCACGCCTTCAAAGTCGTGAATCTTGCCGCCATTGGCGACGACAAGCCCCACACCTTTGCCACAGTCATGAGAACTACCGCCGCCAAGGGTGATCAGGGAGTCACACTTGTTCTTCTTGTAGACTTCAACGCCAGCGTGCACGTTCTTGTCGGTGGGGTTGGGTATGGTTTCGTCATAGACGATGCAGTCCATGCCATTTGCCTTCATCAAATCAACGATCTGTTGGGTGATGCCGACAGCGGTGATGCCCTTGTCGGTTACCAGCAGCGGCTTCTTGCTACCGAGAGCTTTAATCTTGTTGGGGATTTCCTTGTGGGAGCCAATGCCCATAAGGGTTACGCTGGGAATAAAGAAACCATACACTTCCTCTCGTACTGCCATAACGCTCTCCTACCATACAGGTAATGCTTGAGGTTGATGAGAAGTCTGAAACGGCTCGCCGCAACGTTGATACCTGTTATAGGCAAACGCTGTGCCAATTGTGATTATCTATTGTTTACAGTGCGTTATGTCGATTGACGATAGGAAGTGATGTGACACTTGCATTGAGGGGTGTGCAAATATCTCTGCACTCGGGAAAGATAACGAGTACATAATTCCTGCTTTGCCGGTAGGTTATGTGGCAGTGTCGAAATGACCCTGCGTGACGGATGAATTGGGTCAGAATGACACAGTGTTTCAAAGTGCTGCAAAATGAAGCGGAGCCTTCGATTGAAGGCTCCGCCAAAAAGAGATTATCTAGCTGTAATGTTAGGAAATAGAATACTTCTCAAGCTTCCGGTACAGAGTCTTCCTGCCTATGCCCAAGGCCTCTGCCGCGTGCTGGCGGTTACCATTGAAGAAATTGAGAGCCCGCAGAATGTGCTCCCGCTCCACCTCTTCCAGCAGGAATATGCCGTTGCCGCCATTGCGGCGTTCAGACGCCTTGCCCACCAGTTCCTGCGGCAGGGCACGGTCTGTAATGACATTGTTCTCGCAGAGGATGAGGCTGCGCTCCAGCACGTTACGGAGTTCACGCACGTTGCCCGGCCAGTTGTAAGCCAGAAGGGCCTGCATTGCCTTGTCTGATATGGTGGGTGTCTGCTGGCCGAAGTTGGCGGCCATGCGGCCAAGGAAGTGCTCCGCCAGCAGGGGCAGGTCTTCCTTGCGTTCCTTGAGCGGCGGAATCTGGATGTTGAAGACGTTTATCCGGTGATAGAGGGCCTCGTTAAAGGTGCCTTCCTCCACTCCCTGCGCAAGATTGCGGCTGGTGGCAAAGATGAAGCGAATGTCTATGCAGCGTTCTGTTTTCTCACCCACCCTGCGGTAGCGGCGAGCCTCGAGAACGCGGAGAAGCGAGCCTTGCAGCTCAAGGGGCAGTTCACCGATTTCGTCCAGAAAGAGGGTGCCCGTGTCGGCAAAACCCAGCAAACCTTCGCGGTCATCCGTGGCCCCGGTGAATGAGCCCCGGGTGTGCCCGAAGAGTTCACTGCGAATAAGTTCCTTCTGCAATGTCGCGCAGTTCTTGATGATGAATGGTTTTTCACTGCGGGCGCTTGCACTCTGGATGGAATGCGCCACAACGTCCTTGCCCGCACCGCTTTCGCCGGTGATTAGTACCGGCACCTCAGTGGGGGCCACCTTGTTGATGAGAAAACGCAAGTGTTTCACCACGGAAGAGTTGCCTATCAGCTTGGAGGGCGGGGTACTCTTCTTGCTGTGGCGATAGGTTCTGTTTTCCCGCTGCAGGCAGGAACGTTGATAGGCGCGTTCCACCACCAGTTCTATCCTGTCCAGATTGAAGGGCTTGGGAATGTAGTCATATGCGCCTATACGCATGGCCTCCACGGCATTGTCTATGTCTCCGTGGCCGGTGATGAGTATGATCTCCACGTCCGGATACATGCTGCGAAATTCTGTCAGCAGATCCAGCCCGTCCGCATCCGGCAAACGGATGTCGGAAATAATGACGTCGAAGCGCTTCTTATTCAGTTTTTCGCGAGCCGCACGCCCGCTTGCCGCTGTCTCAACCGAGCGTTCCGTGGTGGCCAGCTCGCGTTCCAGCAGCTTCAGAATGGATTTCTCGTCATCAATGACGAGAACGCTGTAACTCTTGCTATGCATGTACTCCTGCCTGTTTTTGCGGCAACGTGACAGTAAAGCACGTGCCTTCCCCGAGTGTACTCATTACGCTGATATCTCCCTCATGTTCCTGTACAATGGTGTAGCAGGTGGCAAGGCCGATACCGATGCCCTTGCCCACAGGTTTTGTGGTGAAAAAGGGCTCGAAAAGTTTGTTGAGTTTGTCTTCCGCAATGCCGCAGCCCGTGTCTTGCACCATAAGGTGCACCCCTTGTGCCTTTTGGGCAAAGGCAGTGCTCACGGTGAGGGTGCCGTTGTCCTCAATGGCATCCACGGCATTGGTCAGCAGGTTGAGAGCCACCTGCTTGAGCTGGGCCTCGTCACCGAAGATGTGCGGTAGTCCTTTCTGCAATTGCAGCACAACGTTGAGGCCGGGCCGCCTCTTGAAATGGTGTTGGAGAATTCGCACGGTATCTTCCACAACTGAATTGATATCCACCGGGAGAAAGGCGGATTTGGTCGGGCGGCTGAACGTGAGCAGGGTCTGCACAATGGCTTGGCAGCGTTGGCATTCCTTGAGGATGGTGTCCGTGTATTCCTTGAAGTCGTTGACGAGTTTATCGTCCACCTGTCCCTCAAGTTTGGGAATGCGTCTGCGTATGCCTTCCGCAAAGCCGGAAACCGCCGTGAGCGGATTGTTAATCTCATGTGCCACGCCTGCTGCCAGCATGCCCATGGTAGCCATCTTTTCAGCCTGATAGAACTTGGCCTGATACTCTTTTTCCATGGTCACGTTACGCTTGAAGATAACAACCTGATGCTCTTTCAGATGCGGGCTCTTCAGCGGCGAGGAAACCATTTCAAAATGCATGTTTCGGTTGCCGATGCGGAAAATGGCTGTTTCCTTGCTCACTGTGTCATAGCGAAGCGACTGAAAGGCCGGACACTTGGGGCAGGGCACGTTGTTGCCGGTGAACAGCTCATAGCAATACTTGCCGCGGGGGTCGCCGTCGGGAAATATCTCCATGAAAACATGATTCACGGATATTATGCGCATGTCTTCCGAGAGAACCATCATCAGGTCGGTTATGCCGTCGAAAATGGCGGCAATCTCCCTGCGCTGGGCTTCGGATTTTTCGTGGCTGGCCTTCAGTTCCACTATGGTTTTCTGCAATTCCTGAAAGAAGTTGAGCTTGCTGTGCTCAATGCCGATGAGATCCTGAATGGTAGTGTTCTCTATCACCATGCCTCCTCGCAGATGCGGGTCAGGTCTTCCCATGAAGCCTGTCTGGGGTTGGTTATGGTGCAGGTGTCTCGTTCCGCCATGCGGCAGATGGCCTCCAGATCGGAATTTGAAGGCAGAATCTCCCGTAACTGAGTGGTCACCCCGAGTCGGACAAACATCTCGTGCAGGGCGTCTATGCCCTTCTCGCCGAGGCAGCGTTCGGAGCAGATGCGTGGGCCGAGCACCTCCTTGCCGATGCGGGCCATCTTCTTCTCCGTGGCAGGCAGGTTGAAGCGCATGACCACGGGCAGCAGGATGGGGTGCACTAGTCCGTGCAGCACGTCGTAGCGTCCGCCGATGGAGTGCGCCAGAGAGTGCCCGATGCCGAGCCCCGCATTGCTGAAGGACATGCCCGCGGCCGTGCTGGCGATGCTGAGCTGTTCCAGAGCGTGGAGCGAGCGGGTTTCCACGGCTTCGTTGATGTTGTCCAGAATGAGACGGATGGAGAGCAGCGCCTGATGTTCCGTGAACGGAGATGCCGCCTTGGAGACATACGACTCCACGGCATGCGCCAGCGCATCTACGGCGGAAGCAATGATCAGTTCCGGCGTCTTGGTGGTAAGCATGGTGGGGTCGATGATGGAAAGGTTGGGTACCAGCGAACGGCTGATGATGGACATCTTCACCTGTCGCTCCACGTCGGTGATAATGCTGTATTGCGACATGTCCGAGCCACTGCCCGCCGTGGAGGGGATGAAGATCATGGGCGGCAGCGGGCGCATGATCTTGTTGGCGCCTTCGTAGTCGCGTATCTGGCCGCCGTTGCCCACGATAGTGGCAATGCCCTTGGCCGCGTCGATGGGGCTGCCACCGCCCAGCCCGATGATCACGTCAGCCTGTGACTCCCGATACAGAGCCGCCCCTTCGTGCACCTGATGATCGCGCGGATTGGAATCCACGTTGTTGAAATAGACGCAGTCCAGCAGGTCCTCTTCCAGCAGTCCTTTGACCATGGAGACCCAGCCTGCCCGTTCAAGGCCGTCATCGCTGACCAGCAGTACTCTGCGCGCGCCCAGTCTGCGAGCACATTGGGCGAGATGTTTTACGCTCCCTTTGCCGAAAATGATTTCCGGAATGGCAAATTTGGTTACCAGCATATTCCTTCCGATGCAGCTAAAGGTGACCCCCGATAAGACACGTAACCAGTACTGGCTGACATGCAGCGCTCAATTTACACGACAGCCCTATAGCAAGAAGGCGGCCAAAATGACCCACGCTGCTTGGATAATGATCTGCATGACTTCCATGATAGCGGGCTGCGGCAATAGACGTTATCTTGTGTTTCGAGTAATATACTGTAATGTATGAATAATTGCAGAATATCTATGCGCATTGATGTGCGGTGTAGCATGTCGCGTGGTGCTGTGTGTCCTTGCAGTAGCTGTTTACTTTCTCCCTTATTCGGGATGAGAGCTGGTTCTGCTGTGTCATAATGATACAGTCTACTGTGTCACAACGACACAGTAATGCAAGCCCTAAGTCCGAAGGGAGTATCGAGGACATTCAACGTCATCGATGAGATAAAATTGTGAGTTGGAGCTGGTCGGAGTTTGCACCTTTATTACAAGGCGACGGATAGTCAGTGTGGTTGAGCGTCTTCGGGTTGATCGAGGGTTACTCGATGTTCTACGTATAGATAATGGGCCTGAGTTTCTTTCAGGTGAGTTCGTGGCATGGGCAGAATCCGTTGAGATTGACAACTCGATACGTGTAGCAAAGAGATTTATCAACGAATTCTGGTAGGGAGATGGTAGGGAGGCAATGTTTCACAGAAAAAGGGCTTACGACAATGTGTCGTAAGCCCTTTATTTTTATGGTCGGAGAGACAGGATTCGAACCTGCGACCCTCTGGTCCCAAACCAGATGCGCTACCAACCTGCGCTACTCTCCGGAAGATGTATGCGGACAGATAGACGAAAGCCTTTTGGCTTGCAAGTAAAAATGTGGCTATTTCGCAAACTTCCGAATCCGGGGAAATGACAGCCTGCCTGAACGGAGTGGGGATGAACGGTGTTCGCGAATCGGCAGGATGGGGAACTTGGAGTTTCGGAAGGCGCGGGGCGCACCACAAGCCACTATCTGCGGAGCTTAGATGTCCGACACGGCCAGTGTGAGGGTGTCGAGTTCATCATTAATCGAGACAAGATAGTCTTCAGGGGTACTTCGCGTTGTCCGGGATGTGCAAGCTGGCGTAGCGGTGGCGTCTGATGTGGTGTTGGCGTCTGGCGTGTTGAGCATGTCGTAGAACAGCCATTCAAGCTCGCTCGCCAGTTGCATAACCTTTTCGGCTCCCACCGTGGCGGCTGCGCCTTTGAGGGAATGGGACGCTAAGCGTGCACCGTCAATGTCATCAGCCGCCAGCCGTTCTGCTATGCGTTGCAGCTTGTGCGGAGCATCTGTCTGAAAGGTGTTCAGGAGCAGGGCAAATAGTTCCCAGTCTCCCCCCATGCGTTTCAGGGCAGCTTCGATATTTATGGTCAGGTGCTGCGGCATCAGAATTCAATTCCCTTTTGTGCCGGTATGCCTTGCTTGTATGGATGCTTGATTTCCGTCATCTCGGTTATCAGGTCGGCCTCTTCTGCCAGCCACTCAGGGCAGCCCCGGCCGGAAAGCACAAGGTGGATGTTCCGTTCTCGTGCCTTGGCAATAAGACCGCGCAATTCATCTTCCTGCAGCAGGTTGGACTTGAGCGCGTACAGGGCTTCATCAAGAATGACCATGTCTGCGTTTTCAAGCTGTTCGGCAGCCCATTCGATGAGCGTTTCTGCGGCTGCCCGATGC is drawn from Desulfovibrio mangrovi and contains these coding sequences:
- a CDS encoding sigma-54-dependent transcriptional regulator — encoded protein: MHSKSYSVLVIDDEKSILKLLERELATTERSVETAASGRAAREKLNKKRFDVIISDIRLPDADGLDLLTEFRSMYPDVEIILITGHGDIDNAVEAMRIGAYDYIPKPFNLDRIELVVERAYQRSCLQRENRTYRHSKKSTPPSKLIGNSSVVKHLRFLINKVAPTEVPVLITGESGAGKDVVAHSIQSASARSEKPFIIKNCATLQKELIRSELFGHTRGSFTGATDDREGLLGFADTGTLFLDEIGELPLELQGSLLRVLEARRYRRVGEKTERCIDIRFIFATSRNLAQGVEEGTFNEALYHRINVFNIQIPPLKERKEDLPLLAEHFLGRMAANFGQQTPTISDKAMQALLAYNWPGNVRELRNVLERSLILCENNVITDRALPQELVGKASERRNGGNGIFLLEEVEREHILRALNFFNGNRQHAAEALGIGRKTLYRKLEKYSIS
- a CDS encoding cob(I)yrinic acid a,c-diamide adenosyltransferase; translated protein: MILVNTGNGKGKTTASVGLAIRALGQDLTVSFGQFMKRNEQAGEQKMLARLLGDRFHAQGKGFLTRPEQFPSHRAAAETLIEWAAEQLENADMVILDEALYALKSNLLQEDELRGLIAKARERNIHLVLSGRGCPEWLAEEADLITEMTEIKHPYKQGIPAQKGIEF
- a CDS encoding iron-containing alcohol dehydrogenase, which translates into the protein MAVREEVYGFFIPSVTLMGIGSHKEIPNKIKALGSKKPLLVTDKGITAVGITQQIVDLMKANGMDCIVYDETIPNPTDKNVHAGVEVYKKNKCDSLITLGGGSSHDCGKGVGLVVANGGKIHDFEGVDKSTKPMPPYIAVNTTAGTASEMTRFCIITDTSRKVKMAIVDWRVTPTIAIDDPLLMMGMPPALTAATGMDALTHAVEAYVSTIATPMTDACAEKAIKLIFQFLRRAVANGQDIEAREGMCYAQYLAGMAFNNASLGHVHAMAHQLGGFYDLPHGECNAILLPHVEQFNLIARVERFAEMATWMGENIEGLSPRAAAEKALVAIRQLSADVGIPAGLIELGKRYGKDVKAEDIPTMTSNAQKDACGLTNPRRPKDSDVMAIYQAAL
- a CDS encoding Hpt domain-containing protein, producing MPQHLTINIEAALKRMGGDWELFALLLNTFQTDAPHKLQRIAERLAADDIDGARLASHSLKGAAATVGAEKVMQLASELEWLFYDMLNTPDANTTSDATATPACTSRTTRSTPEDYLVSINDELDTLTLAVSDI
- a CDS encoding two-component system sensor histidine kinase NtrB; this translates as MVIENTTIQDLIGIEHSKLNFFQELQKTIVELKASHEKSEAQRREIAAIFDGITDLMMVLSEDMRIISVNHVFMEIFPDGDPRGKYCYELFTGNNVPCPKCPAFQSLRYDTVSKETAIFRIGNRNMHFEMVSSPLKSPHLKEHQVVIFKRNVTMEKEYQAKFYQAEKMATMGMLAAGVAHEINNPLTAVSGFAEGIRRRIPKLEGQVDDKLVNDFKEYTDTILKECQRCQAIVQTLLTFSRPTKSAFLPVDINSVVEDTVRILQHHFKRRPGLNVVLQLQKGLPHIFGDEAQLKQVALNLLTNAVDAIEDNGTLTVSTAFAQKAQGVHLMVQDTGCGIAEDKLNKLFEPFFTTKPVGKGIGIGLATCYTIVQEHEGDISVMSTLGEGTCFTVTLPQKQAGVHA
- a CDS encoding iron-containing alcohol dehydrogenase, producing the protein MLVTKFAIPEIIFGKGSVKHLAQCARRLGARRVLLVSDDGLERAGWVSMVKGLLEEDLLDCVYFNNVDSNPRDHQVHEGAALYRESQADVIIGLGGGSPIDAAKGIATIVGNGGQIRDYEGANKIMRPLPPMIFIPSTAGSGSDMSQYSIITDVERQVKMSIISRSLVPNLSIIDPTMLTTKTPELIIASAVDALAHAVESYVSKAASPFTEHQALLSIRLILDNINEAVETRSLHALEQLSIASTAAGMSFSNAGLGIGHSLAHSIGGRYDVLHGLVHPILLPVVMRFNLPATEKKMARIGKEVLGPRICSERCLGEKGIDALHEMFVRLGVTTQLREILPSNSDLEAICRMAERDTCTITNPRQASWEDLTRICEEAW